The segment GACTGTCAACCACTTTATAAAAGTTTTTGTTGCCGCCTCCCCGTGAACGACTCGCGCTCATGCCGATCAAATCGGCCTTTCGGGAAGCAGGCTGAACCTACTCAAGCAGGCCCGTCCAGTCAACAACTAAATAACTTTTTTTTCAATGATCTCCGAGTGTTACCTCAGTTGCGTTACCCCTTGGCAGCGCGGAATCGAAAACTACACATTCACCATCCTCATGTCAACCGCTTTGTGACCGGTCAGTCAAAAAAAATCCCGGGAGATGCTGTGGCGTTCAGCCGTTGCCGACCCGAGAAAGAGGTTCTATGAGAATCGCGTCCCCACGTCAACAGGTTTTTGAATTATTGTTGATATATCACCCAGAAGCATACATATAGGGACCGCCACTGACGCCCCCTATATATATAGATAGAACTCGAAGTTACTTCTTAGGACTATCGAGCAGATTGCCAAGCGCGTCGATAGCTTGAACAGGATTAACGCTCACACTGGCTTTAACCTTTGTCTGAGTAGTCTTCTTAGTATATGTAGATCCACTAAACGACTCACTGGAAGAGCCGCTCTTCCCTGTCACCCCACCCTTTATTCTGGGAGCGGCACCAATTGCCGCGGCTTTAGCTGCATCTTTAATGAACGTATCAGAATTCATCTTCGCAGGTTGAGCTGTTTGTACACTTGAAGGGGATGAAGTTACCATAGAGGTAGACGCACCGTTACCTAAAATTTCCCATTTACCACTATCAGACCTGCTAGCCTTCGCATCATACACAGATCTATGCCCCATTGAGGTCATCTTGAGTGAAAAAGCTCTGGTTGGAGCAGCATAACCGGACAAGGCTTCATGAACAACGATCAAGTATTGAATACCTGTCTGATCGTTTGTCCAGCTGAACTGTGAACCTGATTTCAAATTTTCAAGTACATAACTGATTTGCGCACGGTCAGTATCAGTAAGACTTTGAATGTCAGGCGACAAAGAACCTGTCATATCCAAGCGGGCCTGAGGAGTCATGGGTACAAGAGTTACAGCCACAGCAGAAGGTGAAAGGATATAGGCATCACCTGTCTGTTCCTGACTATCAATCGAATTAACCCCACTACTAATTCCCCATGCAGTTTTATCGCCTACCATCATTGAAGAAGAACGCATCCCTGACGATACAGCGTTCATCATCACTTTTTCCTGCTGATATATTCTTTTAATGATAACATCCTGCTGACGGAACTGATCTTTTTTAATAGTTAAAATATGGTCAGCATTACGAGCAAGATCAACTTTGCACGGGGCCTGACAAGTTTCCTTGCCATCGACAAAAACACTTGCCCCCATAGGATTTGATGAAACGGGTACTGACTGCATTTTTATCTGCGGAGCACAACCGGATGTAATACCGGCCACTAAAATTAATGCCACCAGATTTTTAGAAATATTCATTAATCCCCCGTATTGCAATTTGTGATTATGCTTTATAACGAAAAAAGGCGTGGATATCCACGCCTTAAATTTACTTCTGAACAAGTTTGATTCGATTTCCGTCTCCTAGGAGAAGAACATTCGGCTTATGCAGCCCAAGCTCATCATCATCAAGCCAAGTATAAGTACAGATAATAATTCTCTGTCCGGCCTGCCCCTTATGTGCAGCAGCGCCATTTAGACAAAACTCACCTTCCCCACCTTCTATCGCATAAGTTGTAAGCCTTTCTCCGTTGTCGACATTTAAAACGTCAACTCTTTCATACGGAAGAATTCCTGATTTTTCCAACAAATTAACATCAATAGAAATGGAACCTTCATAGTCTACATTCGCATCTGTAATTGTAGCTCTATGAATTTTTGATTTTAAAAGACAGCGACTGCCCATAGCGTACTCCTCGTGGAGAATTAAAATTAATAACGAAGCGGATAAGCGAGTAGCATGCTATTTAAGGATTCGCAATCCATTAAAACCAGCTCAACCTCCTCCAACAGCAGGAAACACCCCGAGCCTATCTCCTTCTGCGAGCTGAACATCCAGACCAGATGAAATTCCATTTATAAACACTATTTTAACTTCAGCTAAAGGAATGCCCACTCTCTGGAGAACATCACTGACGGTTTCGCCCGAAAGGATGGGAAACTTATCCGCACACTCAGGACTTTTTTCAGCAAAGGTTGCATAACAAAGAAGCGTAATATTCATACTAAACCTTATACTTGAACGTTTCTAGAAATATAAAAAATGACACATCTTGATCTTCATCCCAAAAACCGATCAAGACTAGACTCACCTGCATACGTAAAAACACTAAAATATATTCTTAAATAAAAATGATACGATTGCAACAAGCAACCAGTCTTTATATCTGATCAAACCTTTTACCAACAAAAAAGCCCGGCAAGGAAAACCTTGCCGGGCAGAATCAAGCTTTAAAAACTTGTACTAAACTTAAGCAGAGAATGCTTTTTCGAAGTTAGGTACAACCTGTTTTTTACGGCTCATTACGCCTTCAAGGTATACGGATGTTCCTTTAGGAGCAACACCGAATGCTTTTTCAACAACAGAAGGATCATCAGAAACGATAAGCATTTCGGAACCTTCTTTCATGATGTCGGTCAAAAGCAAGAAACAGCTGTGACGGCCGTCTGCTTTAACTTTTTCAAGTTCAGCATAAAGGTCAGCTTTGATGTCGTCGAAAACTGTGAGGTCAACAACTTCAAGCTGGCCAACACCGATTTTGTTACCGGACATATTAAAATCTTTGTAGTCACGGAAGATCAGGTCGTTCATGGAAGCACCTGCAACAGCAGATTTAACATTGAACATTTCCATTCCGAGAGCCATTACATCAGAAACACCAGCGATCTTAGCAAGTTCTTCAACTGCAACTTTATCAGCATCAGTGGTAGTAACGGACTTGAACATTACGGTATCACTAAGGATAGCACAGAGAACGATACCAGCGATGTTTTTAGGCATTTCTACATTGTAGAACTTGTACATTGCGTTGATAACAGTACCGGTGCAACCTACAGGCCATACCCACATTTCGAGTGGATTTGGAGTAGTAACGTCACCAAGTTTGTGATGGTCAACAACTGCAACAACTTCACCCTTACCAAGATTGTCCATGCTCTGAGAAAGATCAGAATGGTCAACAAGGATGATTTTTTTGTCAGTAGCGTCAGTCATGATAGCAGGAGCTTCACAACCAAACTTTTCAAGTACAAACTTAGTTTCAGGAGCAAGTTCGCCCTGAGAGATTGCCTGAGTTGGTTCTTTAACTTTAGACCAAAGGTCAGCGACCGCGATTGCAGATGCGATAGTATCAGTATCAGGATTTTTGTGTCCGACAGCATAAATAGTCATAATTAAATTCCTCCTAAAAATATTGTGCGTATTTGAGCTTGTGTCTTCTATCACAATCTTTTTCCCCTGCCAAGTCACACAAGACCGGCAAGAAGGACAAAACCGAAAAGAACTACACCGAAGACAAAGGTGGCATAGGCTTTACGCAGTCTCAGAGCCAATAGCCCGCCGAGACTGGCGGCAATCCATAAAAAAGACCATTGCATTTCCACAGAAGTGACAATTTCACTCCACTTGTGAAAAAATATACTAAGTATGTAATGAAGGATCACGGTACTTGTCCAGAAAAAAAGCCAAGAAGTTGCCAAAGTTCTTAAAATAGATTGAACAACAAGCCTTCGAGGCAGGTCATCACCGGACTTTCCCCTTCTGGCCCAATTAAGTAATGAGTAATATCCACGGTTATGCCACTGCCTGAGAGCATTTTCCAGCCATGCCCCTAATCTGGCTAAAGGAAGGCAGGCAAGAAGGATAAACATAACTTGAGGAGCTTCGGTAAACCCGAACGAAGTAGTTAAAGCAAGAGCGGCAAAAGTAGAAGCCAATATATGCGGGGGAATATAAGTTCCGGCAGGGATATTATCCAGCCAGAACAACTCGAAAAAAACAGCGATATTTAAACTTGTAACATAATCCCCGGTCACCACTCCCCAAAGAGCGCCGGCAACCAAAGGTCGTTCAAGTAATCCCGCATTTATTGAAAATCTGAACAGAGAAAAAACTGCAAAAAAAAACCTATCAGCGCTGCCCACGCGGGGAAAGGTAAAGCTAAGCCTTGCAACAAGTTCATGAAAACCTCACCTGCACAGGATCATTGGGAACACATCTGAAATCCAGTTCAATCCCTTGTCCTTTAAAAAAGTGCAGACAGGATTCATCATCAGAACTGAGCGCGACACTGGGTGATATTTGTTTTTTACCGGGGCCGTAATGTATATTACCAATATTAACCGTGTTAAATTTAAACCCTTTTTCTAATGCCCGCCGTAAATCTTCACAGGAAGAAAAAAGAATTATGGTATTCCCACCAGTTGAATCATATCCAACGGTCATCACGGAATTAGGTAAATCATCAATGGAAGAAAAAGAACAACTGACGGAATGAGGAATTGCAAGAGACATTATTTGTTGCTGTAAATCGTCACCCGCCACAGCGTCATCTACAACAATAATTCGTTTGGCATGAGTATAAGGCAGCCAAGTTTCAATTATCTGGCCATGAACCAATCTATTATCAATTCGCACCCAAAACATAAATTAACCTTTTGAAGTTCGTTTTCGAAGCATTTCACCAGCGATAACAATACCTTTCGTACCGGCTCTACTGACCTCTGCGGCCATATTCTGTAGGGAGTCATTACGCTTCTGAAGAGCTTTTAAAAGCATAGGAAGGCTGACTCCGGTTACAACTTCAATATCATTTGTCTGAAGAAGGGAAAGACTCAAATTTGTCGGAGTTCCTCCAAACATGTCTGTAAGGATTAAAACACCCGCTCCGCTTTTAACTTCGGAAATATTTTTTTTTAAGGATTCAACAGCAGCATCTATCCC is part of the Maridesulfovibrio ferrireducens genome and harbors:
- a CDS encoding PEGA domain-containing protein, producing the protein MNISKNLVALILVAGITSGCAPQIKMQSVPVSSNPMGASVFVDGKETCQAPCKVDLARNADHILTIKKDQFRQQDVIIKRIYQQEKVMMNAVSSGMRSSSMMVGDKTAWGISSGVNSIDSQEQTGDAYILSPSAVAVTLVPMTPQARLDMTGSLSPDIQSLTDTDRAQISYVLENLKSGSQFSWTNDQTGIQYLIVVHEALSGYAAPTRAFSLKMTSMGHRSVYDAKASRSDSGKWEILGNGASTSMVTSSPSSVQTAQPAKMNSDTFIKDAAKAAAIGAAPRIKGGVTGKSGSSSESFSGSTYTKKTTQTKVKASVSVNPVQAIDALGNLLDSPKK
- the panD gene encoding aspartate 1-decarboxylase, giving the protein MGSRCLLKSKIHRATITDANVDYEGSISIDVNLLEKSGILPYERVDVLNVDNGERLTTYAIEGGEGEFCLNGAAAHKGQAGQRIIICTYTWLDDDELGLHKPNVLLLGDGNRIKLVQK
- a CDS encoding MoaD/ThiS family protein yields the protein MNITLLCYATFAEKSPECADKFPILSGETVSDVLQRVGIPLAEVKIVFINGISSGLDVQLAEGDRLGVFPAVGGG
- a CDS encoding manganese-dependent inorganic pyrophosphatase, whose translation is MTIYAVGHKNPDTDTIASAIAVADLWSKVKEPTQAISQGELAPETKFVLEKFGCEAPAIMTDATDKKIILVDHSDLSQSMDNLGKGEVVAVVDHHKLGDVTTPNPLEMWVWPVGCTGTVINAMYKFYNVEMPKNIAGIVLCAILSDTVMFKSVTTTDADKVAVEELAKIAGVSDVMALGMEMFNVKSAVAGASMNDLIFRDYKDFNMSGNKIGVGQLEVVDLTVFDDIKADLYAELEKVKADGRHSCFLLLTDIMKEGSEMLIVSDDPSVVEKAFGVAPKGTSVYLEGVMSRKKQVVPNFEKAFSA
- a CDS encoding PTS sugar transporter subunit IIC, producing MGSADRFFFAVFSLFRFSINAGLLERPLVAGALWGVVTGDYVTSLNIAVFFELFWLDNIPAGTYIPPHILASTFAALALTTSFGFTEAPQVMFILLACLPLARLGAWLENALRQWHNRGYYSLLNWARRGKSGDDLPRRLVVQSILRTLATSWLFFWTSTVILHYILSIFFHKWSEIVTSVEMQWSFLWIAASLGGLLALRLRKAYATFVFGVVLFGFVLLAGLV
- a CDS encoding PTS sugar transporter subunit IIB, encoding MFWVRIDNRLVHGQIIETWLPYTHAKRIIVVDDAVAGDDLQQQIMSLAIPHSVSCSFSSIDDLPNSVMTVGYDSTGGNTIILFSSCEDLRRALEKGFKFNTVNIGNIHYGPGKKQISPSVALSSDDESCLHFFKGQGIELDFRCVPNDPVQVRFS
- a CDS encoding PTS sugar transporter subunit IIA, translating into MDTEASKVGIVIVTHGHFGQALIDAAELIVGPQDNVLSLCVDGTKGIDAAVESLKKNISEVKSGAGVLILTDMFGGTPTNLSLSLLQTNDIEVVTGVSLPMLLKALQKRNDSLQNMAAEVSRAGTKGIVIAGEMLRKRTSKG